The following proteins are encoded in a genomic region of Bacillus mesophilus:
- a CDS encoding flagellar basal body rod protein, whose translation MKKFLLFTAGVIALVIVIANLGPMVLLGVSVWLLYLLVKQFLKTESTIKKIGWVMIGLILLSIAISNIYAVIGIAAAYVLYLIYKEWKVKKHEQIGKSIKDDPFTNFEKQWAELTK comes from the coding sequence ATGAAAAAGTTTTTATTATTCACTGCAGGAGTAATTGCCTTAGTAATTGTAATTGCGAACTTAGGTCCGATGGTGTTATTAGGAGTAAGTGTTTGGTTGCTTTACCTACTTGTTAAACAGTTTCTAAAAACAGAATCAACTATTAAAAAGATTGGTTGGGTCATGATCGGTCTGATTTTACTAAGTATCGCAATTTCAAATATTTATGCGGTTATCGGGATTGCAGCAGCATATGTTCTTTACTTAATTTATAAGGAATGGAAAGTAAAGAAACACGAACAGATAGGAAAATCTATAAAAGATGATCCTTTTACAAATTTTGAAAAACAGTGGGCTGAACTTACAAAATAA
- a CDS encoding PspA/IM30 family protein, with the protein MTNIFKRIKDSVSSDLHELMDEKEEKNPIAKLNQYLRQSEQETEKVRKLVERQYKLKEEFQKEYTLAFEMANKRKHQAEVAQKAGEETLYTFAMREFEEYQTRSSRMKEMLDEANAQLTELEQKYEEMKHRLKDMQLRRMELMGRENVARANFQINHVMSQTADQPYSRFNEIDQYIKNLEHKVNSAYYRNSFDSKIAKLENELKEKAKATAI; encoded by the coding sequence ATGACAAACATCTTTAAAAGAATTAAAGACTCTGTATCATCTGATCTTCATGAACTAATGGATGAAAAGGAGGAAAAAAACCCAATTGCAAAACTTAATCAATATTTGCGTCAAAGTGAACAAGAAACCGAAAAGGTACGAAAGTTAGTAGAAAGGCAGTATAAACTTAAGGAAGAGTTTCAGAAGGAATACACTCTAGCTTTCGAGATGGCTAATAAAAGAAAGCACCAGGCAGAGGTAGCTCAAAAAGCAGGTGAGGAAACCTTATATACCTTTGCTATGAGAGAATTTGAAGAATATCAAACACGTTCTTCCCGAATGAAGGAAATGTTAGATGAGGCAAATGCTCAACTTACAGAGTTAGAACAAAAGTATGAGGAAATGAAACATCGATTGAAAGATATGCAGCTAAGAAGAATGGAACTAATGGGACGAGAAAATGTGGCCAGAGCTAACTTTCAGATCAATCATGTTATGAGTCAAACTGCAGATCAACCCTATTCGCGATTCAATGAAATTGATCAATATATCAAAAACCTTGAGCATAAAGTTAATAGTGCCTACTATAGAAATAGTTTTGATAGCAAAATAGCGAAGCTAGAGAATGAATTAAAAGAAAAAGCTAAGGCTACTGCAATCTAA
- the liaF gene encoding cell wall-active antibiotics response protein LiaF, protein MFNRLTTDTLNKVLIIGAILLVAELSFSNGDLVFTVIFSSLFIYFGWNRYQKIWAKVVFWIGFILLIITIFNMTAFRFLLIAAIIYFFYHYVRSQKSPERVVPYFAKEPIDQQREPLIKIEPLLQQRFFGDQKTYEGAYEWRDINIHGGFGSRIIDLSNTVLPTESIISIRHFVGNITIYVPYEVEVHLLHSSMMGRADLFGMHHEKLLNQSISYITEGYHSNSPRVKIITSIWSGDIEVKRR, encoded by the coding sequence ATGTTTAACCGATTAACAACAGATACACTTAATAAGGTTTTGATTATAGGGGCAATCCTCTTAGTTGCTGAACTTTCATTCTCCAATGGAGATCTTGTGTTTACAGTCATATTCTCTTCCTTATTTATATATTTTGGTTGGAATAGATACCAGAAGATCTGGGCAAAGGTGGTCTTTTGGATTGGTTTCATATTATTAATCATAACCATTTTTAACATGACAGCGTTTCGCTTTTTACTTATTGCTGCAATCATATACTTTTTCTATCATTATGTTCGTTCTCAAAAGTCGCCAGAAAGGGTGGTTCCTTATTTCGCTAAAGAGCCAATTGATCAACAACGGGAACCATTAATCAAAATTGAGCCATTATTACAGCAACGTTTTTTTGGTGATCAAAAGACTTATGAAGGTGCATATGAATGGCGTGATATTAACATTCATGGTGGGTTCGGAAGTCGTATCATAGACTTGAGTAACACAGTTCTCCCTACAGAATCTATCATTTCTATTCGCCATTTTGTTGGAAACATTACGATATATGTTCCATATGAAGTGGAGGTTCATCTTCTTCATAGTTCAATGATGGGACGTGCTGACTTATTTGGAATGCATCATGAAAAATTACTCAATCAGTCGATCTCCTATATTACAGAAGGATATCATTCGAACTCACCAAGAGTGAAAATTATCACCTCTATTTGGTCTGGTGATATTGAGGTGAAAAGAAGATGA
- a CDS encoding sensor histidine kinase, whose amino-acid sequence MSILQKHILIGIFVTFITTILVLITTFITFPLQNWSELSKVHLFGIPYWVLVSTVGLGVGLISGISYALFWREKLQHIYRQIDELLRGQKITRLDSESIEEVNAIQQQLFDLEVKFKKQAEASQRLATERANEREQSLQEVVVQERNRLARELHDSVSQQLFGASMLISAINVTNSSLEDSEKKQLMMVENMINQSQMDLRALLLHLRPAALKGKTLKAGVEELLKELTNKVPMTIESKIESFDIDKGVEDQLFRILQEAVSNALRHAKANLLNVMLIERDDHVILRVVDDGIGFKVEEEKTSTYGLRNMHERALEVGGTLKIISIENQGTRLEVKVPYIKKGLSDND is encoded by the coding sequence ATGAGTATTCTCCAAAAACACATATTAATCGGTATATTTGTTACCTTTATTACTACCATATTGGTGCTCATTACTACGTTCATTACCTTTCCTTTGCAAAATTGGTCTGAACTTTCGAAAGTTCATCTCTTTGGTATTCCGTATTGGGTTTTAGTTAGCACGGTTGGACTTGGTGTTGGATTAATTAGTGGTATTTCCTATGCGTTATTTTGGCGCGAAAAGCTACAACATATTTATCGGCAGATTGATGAGCTATTGAGAGGACAAAAAATTACTAGGTTAGATTCAGAGTCCATAGAAGAAGTTAACGCGATCCAACAACAATTATTTGATCTTGAAGTTAAATTTAAGAAACAAGCTGAGGCTTCACAGCGACTTGCAACAGAAAGAGCAAATGAAAGAGAACAAAGCTTACAAGAGGTTGTTGTTCAGGAGCGGAATCGGTTAGCACGTGAGCTACATGATTCAGTTAGTCAGCAACTTTTTGGTGCATCTATGTTAATATCAGCTATTAATGTAACTAATTCTAGCTTAGAAGATTCAGAAAAAAAACAGTTAATGATGGTAGAAAATATGATTAATCAATCACAAATGGATCTAAGAGCACTCCTTCTACACTTGAGACCTGCAGCATTAAAAGGGAAAACCTTAAAGGCTGGAGTTGAAGAGCTGTTGAAAGAGCTTACGAATAAAGTTCCAATGACCATTGAATCAAAAATTGAATCATTTGATATAGACAAAGGTGTGGAGGATCAATTGTTCCGCATTCTTCAAGAAGCGGTTTCAAATGCACTACGTCATGCAAAGGCAAATTTACTGAATGTCATGTTAATTGAGCGGGATGATCATGTAATACTAAGAGTAGTTGATGATGGAATAGGATTTAAAGTTGAAGAAGAAAAAACAAGCACCTACGGTTTACGAAACATGCATGAAAGAGCGCTTGAGGTAGGTGGTACTTTGAAAATCATAAGTATAGAGAACCAGGGTACTCGCTTAGAGGTTAAAGTACCATACATAAAGAAAGGGTTGAGTGACAATGATTAA
- a CDS encoding response regulator, translating to MIKVLFADDHEMVRIGVSAYLSAQPDINVIAEAEDGGVAVKLALELKPDIILMDLVMKKMDGIEATKKIIESWPEARIIIVTSFLDDDKVYPALEAGAASYMLKTSKANEIADAIRATFLGQTILEPEVTGKIMTKMRQKQQTHLHDQLTERELEILLLIAQGKTNQDIANELFIALKTVKVHVSNILTKLDVQDRTQAVIYAFKHNLVI from the coding sequence ATGATTAAGGTGCTTTTTGCAGATGATCACGAAATGGTAAGAATCGGAGTGTCAGCTTATTTGTCTGCTCAACCTGATATTAATGTTATTGCTGAAGCAGAGGATGGAGGAGTTGCAGTTAAACTAGCTCTTGAACTTAAGCCAGATATTATCTTAATGGACCTCGTTATGAAGAAAATGGATGGAATAGAAGCCACCAAAAAAATTATTGAATCTTGGCCCGAAGCTAGGATTATTATAGTTACTAGCTTTTTAGATGATGATAAGGTTTATCCTGCGCTTGAAGCGGGTGCTGCTAGCTATATGTTGAAAACATCAAAAGCAAATGAAATTGCAGACGCTATTCGTGCAACATTTTTAGGGCAAACGATACTTGAGCCTGAAGTGACAGGTAAAATTATGACAAAAATGCGCCAAAAACAACAGACGCATCTTCATGATCAACTAACGGAAAGAGAGCTTGAGATACTATTACTAATAGCCCAAGGTAAAACAAATCAAGATATTGCAAATGAACTCTTTATTGCGCTAAAAACAGTGAAAGTTCATGTTAGTAATATACTTACAAAGCTGGACGTGCAAGATCGAACTCAAGCTGTAATATATGCCTTTAAGCACAATCTAGTTATCTAA
- a CDS encoding GtrA family protein, translating into MRLVRNDFSLKFIKYSIVGVVNTAIYFISMFLLVEIVGIEPVVGSAMSFIVMTIFSFTLNKMYTFGGDFTTTKLVRFFIVSTLGFVLNYMIMFSIVTLLNFHYFWGELVTVLVIPLLNFSLNYFWTFK; encoded by the coding sequence ATGAGATTAGTAAGAAATGACTTTTCACTCAAATTTATTAAATACAGCATTGTTGGTGTAGTCAACACAGCAATTTACTTTATTTCAATGTTTTTACTAGTAGAAATTGTTGGTATTGAACCTGTCGTAGGATCAGCCATGTCTTTTATCGTCATGACAATCTTCTCTTTTACATTGAATAAGATGTATACATTTGGTGGGGATTTTACGACAACAAAACTAGTGCGTTTTTTTATCGTTTCAACTCTAGGTTTTGTTCTCAACTATATGATCATGTTTAGCATTGTGACTCTCCTGAACTTCCATTATTTTTGGGGAGAATTGGTGACCGTTCTTGTTATTCCACTCCTGAATTTTTCATTAAATTATTTTTGGACCTTTAAGTAA
- a CDS encoding CBO0543 family protein produces the protein MNQKEFFKQIVENRIELFESFHEYWVLYSSFHTWEFWINLFLLIIPLLMLAVFIDRKRIFEIGFFGFAIHSIAIYIDIYGINEGLWGYPTQITSYLVSNFSLDASLLPISCMFVYQYTYKKGPIFYFSVIGLAVLFAFILKPLFVRFGLFYMSPNFTYFQLLMFYLAGLAIAVIIANIFTRYSKS, from the coding sequence ATGAATCAAAAAGAATTTTTCAAACAAATTGTTGAAAATAGAATAGAACTTTTTGAAAGTTTCCATGAGTATTGGGTTCTATACTCTAGTTTTCATACATGGGAATTTTGGATTAATCTTTTTTTGCTAATAATCCCTCTTCTTATGTTGGCAGTCTTTATAGATCGGAAGAGGATTTTTGAGATTGGATTCTTCGGTTTTGCTATTCACTCTATTGCCATCTATATTGATATTTATGGGATAAATGAAGGCTTATGGGGATATCCCACTCAGATTACAAGCTACCTTGTGTCAAATTTTTCATTAGACGCTTCATTACTCCCCATATCATGCATGTTTGTTTATCAGTATACATACAAAAAAGGTCCTATCTTTTACTTTAGCGTTATTGGATTAGCAGTGTTATTTGCTTTTATTCTTAAGCCTTTATTTGTAAGGTTCGGACTATTTTATATGTCACCTAACTTCACGTATTTTCAGCTATTAATGTTTTATTTAGCAGGACTTGCTATCGCAGTAATTATTGCTAATATTTTTACAAGGTATTCGAAGTCATAG